A stretch of DNA from Danio rerio strain Tuebingen ecotype United States chromosome 10, GRCz12tu, whole genome shotgun sequence:
TTAGAGAACAGATATAATAAGGAATCCAGCAGAGCAGATAAACAGTCACAATGATTCCTAAAGTCAGAGCAGCTTTACTCTCAGATTTCCTCTTCACTGAACCCTCTGTTACACATTTACCACCCTTCATCAGAGAGTTTATAACCTTCACTTGCTGATGAACGACAAAAAATATCCTTGAATATAACATTATGATCACAGTGCAAGGAAAAATAAAAGACATGAACAGATCAGTGACTGTCCAACTAAAACTGATGAGGACTAAACACTCTCCATAACATTCATCTGTTCCATGTGAAGTGTAAAAATGTCTACTATTAATTACAGGGGCAACGATATAAGCTAAGAGCCAAGCCCAGCTCAGACAGATACTCATTAGTGTTTTAGTGATGGTTATTTTCTGTGGATACAGTAAAGGGTGACACACAGCCACATAACGATCAACagcaattaaaactaaattactaaGAGATGCTGATAGAAGTAattcaacaaataataaataaagtgcacAGAAAGTGTCTCCAAAATACCAACACGTCTCAATCAGTCTGATGGCCTCTACAGGCATGACAACTCCAATAAACAGATCAGTAACAGCCAGAGAGAGAATAATCATGTTGGTTGGAGTGTGAAGCTTCttgaagtgagagatggagatgatcaccAGCAGGTTCAGAAACACAGTCCATGCTGACAGCAATGATGCAAACACATATGTGATGATATATCCATGATTAGAGAGCAGCCCCTTCACACATGATGAGTTGATGTCAGGGAAGCAGTATTGAGTCTCCTGATCCTCTGTCTCATTGGCCATGAGCGAGTCTGTTTCAAGTTTG
This window harbors:
- the taar20t gene encoding trace amine-associated receptor 13c gives rise to the protein MKGQKGEQNKLETDSLMANETEDQETQYCFPDINSSCVKGLLSNHGYIITYVFASLLSAWTVFLNLLVIISISHFKKLHTPTNMIILSLAVTDLFIGVVMPVEAIRLIETCWYFGDTFCALYLLFVELLLSASLSNLVLIAVDRYVAVCHPLLYPQKITITKTLMSICLSWAWLLAYIVAPVINSRHFYTSHGTDECYGECLVLISFSWTVTDLFMSFIFPCTVIIMLYSRIFFVVHQQVKVINSLMKGGKCVTEGSVKRKSESKAALTLGIIVTVYLLCWIPYYICSLTVISSTIINVLIWFLYVNSGLNPLVYALFYPWFKKTAKLILTLKIFQPASSLVNIFKDH